GTCAAAACATTAGCCACCCGTGGATCGACCACtgttcagaaaaaaaatcttccaaacaaaacaaacccgctGCGTATGTAAACATTACATTTTGATTCATGCATTATTCCTAGTTCCACCGTAAATCTACCTATTAGGAAAACGGTTGCAAGCATGGAAATACGCAATGAAGTGAAACAGAAGGACCAggaagtggaaaagaaaaagtttgTCGTGCGCAATGCTGCAGATGTACAGAGAGCCAAGTTGGACAAGCTCATGAAGAATCCGGTAAGATAGAATattgctttcgtttcgttgtggCACAATTTCACCACAATGTCCCGTCCTTTATGTTCACAGGACAAACCAGTCATCATTCCTGCACCGAGTAAAAACCGAGACTTTTCCACCGCGATACCATCGTTTGTGCGAAACGTGATGGGTTCTAGTGCTGGCGCCGGTTCGGGAGAGTTCCATGTTTATCGCCATCTGCGCCGGAAGGAATACGCTCGCCAGAAGCAGATTCAGGAAAAATCTCGCTCCGAGCAACTGGACGATGCGTTTCAGGATCGGTTGGAAAACAACCGTAAAGCGGCCGAAGAACGCACGGCAAAGAAACGCGCAAAGCGGTTGAAGAAAAAGGCCAAGCTGAAACCTAACCGGGGAAAGAAACCGAAGCAGGGCGTAAGCTTGGACGAGTTGCTCGAAAGTTCCTCTGAGGAGAGTGATGAGGAGGAAAATGAAGAAGCATCTGCGCAGGGCGATGATTCTACAGATACCCGGGAGAAGGATAGCGAAATCGTCAAGGAGCAACACGAAGCAGAAAAGATGGAAGATACTGCCGGAAAGGAAATTAATCCGAGCACGAAAGATAATCAGACAACAGTGACAGACCTGAGCACGGAAAATGCGACTCAGATATCATCGCCTCAACCCAAAATGGAAGCTCAACCAAAACCAGTCACAGACCTAAAAGAACCACAAAACAACGAAGACATGGAGAACCAACCGTAAGAGTGAGGATCAAAAGGTACAagtcaataaacaaaaataaatgatcTAAGCAAGATGTGGACAACCGTAACAATCTTCGCTACAAAAAGACTCAGCAAATCAGAAGTCGGCGGAACGATTATGAAAAAATGAGGGaggaataataaaacattaaatatatttGCACTCTCTTCTCGTGGTTCATTTCACTGTCAATGTTTTCcataatatatatttttgtttcttcaaaaTTATAATCCCGTTTCGTTCACTTTCATAACGCGTAAGTTTAgcttttgctgttgtgtttAACCCTTCTTTAAGAATATTATTACAGAACTGCGTAGCCTTTGACTTGCCCTGGCAGGGGGCACGTGGTGGTGGCCCATTTTAGCCACATCCGTGTAATCACACGTTGTCCCGCTCTAAATCGTTCGTCGTGGtagatttaaattttatttaccatgtaggaaataaaatcaaatcacGCTCCTGTTTGCCGGCGACTACCACGTGGAAGCGCAAGCGAATGGAGCACCGACGAGTTCCTCCCATCTTCGGTATCTCACGCATGGatgcttccatttttgttgctgttgttttgttggaaCACATTCATTTCACATGTACTTTTAATCCGACACAGCTCGGGAGGGACATTTTCCTGTGCCGCAGATGCCGTGTATGCTCTTTTGCTGATATTGAGCGCCGGTAAGCATTCCTCTTGGGCCTTACCAGTAGTAACACATCGCACATCTCAGTTCCGTCAAGGTATTCACTTTTGTTTTACAACGCGTTTAACACTATGTTGTTGCCGTTACCTCTAGAAGTAGCTTTGCAACGTTGCGTAGCCATATTCGTGTAGCAATTATAATAGGTAATCATAATAATAGTAGTATTAGCAGTTGTAattatgtttcgttttgcagcAATCCCTTTGCACAATTATCTTATCTCACTGAAACGCGTTTCTTGGGTGTTTGAacgcttgtttttgttgttcctgctCCATTGCAATATATGAGGACATTAGAAAtagatttaataatttaaatagtATGAAACAAGTCGCACACTCTCACGCATTTCCGCATCACATTCCTTCTGCTGGTGCCGATGATTCATTGATCCTCTAGAGCGAAGCCGTTGCGTATTTTTTTCCCGTATGGTAGAAGCTACATTTGTCAGTTTTATTTGATTGCCATGCACTTCTACCATTACCAACACGCCACACACATTGCCTTTCCGTCCTTTCTTGCTCCGGTTTCCCTGCTCAAGTTGATCACCATTTGTTTGTCACAccagcaacacacacatactcccgAACGACAAGGTGTCTGAAAAATGGTAATTCACGATCATGATCCATACCACCTTTTTCTCCAGGGTAATGCTTAAGTTTCGTAGCTGGTGCGCAAGCAGATGTCTGCGTATTTACGCGTGTGctttaacaatatttacaaTATGGACTGTGTATATAAAATAGTGGTCGTGTTAGTATCCCATCGATCAAGGCGAGGGGTTTTCTAAAACCCTTTCGCGTCTCTACAGGGTCTAATAGGGGACAGCGAGTGTAAAACACGCTCTAAAGCTAACCCGACGGGAGCCTTGATCTGGTCATGCTCAATCTAAAACAATCTTATCCAACTTTTCTATTCGCACTATGTACAAACAGCTTCCGACAAAACAAAGCCAATTTTACAAAGTCGTGAAAGACTGTCCCAAAACCACCGGGGAAAACTTGATGGTGTGTAGTGGTATTCATCTCTCAGTGCGATCCTTTTTCGAATATcgcaaagagagagagagggagaatgAGAAAGAGATTAAATAGATATTCCATAATTGTTTTTCGTGTTTCAATTGTCCATTCTCTTCCCAATGTTTCGATCAGTTCGGATGGTGGCAATGAAACTGAAACATAAAACCTACAACCAGAATAACTGAATCGAAACagaagcgaaataaaacacGCACGCTATTTTTACGCGTTTGGTTTCTTTACGTAGGAAAGAAGCCTTTTTCTTGGATCATTATTATTCTGATGCATAATTGCGGAACAACATTCATTGAGGGTAAGCTTCCGTAATTAAAAACCCAAATCAGCCTATATGCTTCACTATGGATCTATTGTGAGGATTAATACTTGTTAACCCTTTAAGGCGAGAGGCGATCGTACAGAAGAATCAGATTAAACGACCCTTTCAACACATGTGCAGATGTTTgtgttatgaaaaaaaaagttagccACTAAAACAGGCTTGACCTTAGTGGTCCTTTCAAGCCGCGAAGGGAAAAAACTCTAAAGCTATCGCTGCAACCGTTTGGACAAAGCTGGAAAATACATAAGCATTTCAACAGGAGCCGAATCAAATGCACCCTCACCCAAAAACAGTTCCATTTGTAACGCTACGCGCCACAACTTACCGGGCACTGTTACCGGGTCAACACGACCCGGAACAGTCTTCGGAGAAGAAATGACAAGATGAAGCATGTGGATGTGCGGTCGGTTTTTCGGCttgtgattttgtgtgtttgggcCCTCT
The Anopheles moucheti chromosome 2, idAnoMoucSN_F20_07, whole genome shotgun sequence genome window above contains:
- the LOC128297439 gene encoding PRKR-interacting protein 1 homolog; amino-acid sequence: MEIRNEVKQKDQEVEKKKFVVRNAADVQRAKLDKLMKNPDKPVIIPAPSKNRDFSTAIPSFVRNVMGSSAGAGSGEFHVYRHLRRKEYARQKQIQEKSRSEQLDDAFQDRLENNRKAAEERTAKKRAKRLKKKAKLKPNRGKKPKQGVSLDELLESSSEESDEEENEEASAQGDDSTDTREKDSEIVKEQHEAEKMEDTAGKEINPSTKDNQTTVTDLSTENATQISSPQPKMEAQPKPVTDLKEPQNNEDMENQP